A region from the Limnochordia bacterium genome encodes:
- a CDS encoding sugar phosphate isomerase/epimerase yields MKLGLSMWSVVSLHRQGFTVEDFVRLASELGVDGVELLDYFWADKTTQPQQIVQLAKECSLDILSYAIDNDFVNADSAIRHKMQDHVRREIDLAADVGAPVVRVFSGNAKQNIDFETGFTWIVEGLSEAAEYAETKEIMLCLENHGTFAGTSAQIERILDEVGSPALTATFDTGNFMLCMENPKEAINRLAKRVGHVHFKDFRYVDSDETKGVYTGLGGTRVKGTAIGEGDVDLPYIVKALQEVGYQGSLVIEYEGTDDVKEDLRNSVAYVKGLICV; encoded by the coding sequence ATGAAGCTCGGATTAAGCATGTGGAGTGTTGTCAGTCTACACCGTCAAGGGTTTACTGTGGAGGACTTCGTAAGGCTTGCCTCAGAGTTAGGCGTCGATGGGGTGGAACTGCTTGACTATTTTTGGGCGGATAAGACAACTCAGCCCCAACAGATAGTTCAACTAGCTAAAGAGTGCAGTCTGGATATTCTAAGCTATGCGATTGATAATGATTTTGTTAACGCTGATTCCGCCATTAGACATAAGATGCAAGATCATGTTCGAAGAGAGATAGACTTGGCTGCGGATGTTGGTGCGCCAGTTGTCAGGGTGTTTTCCGGTAACGCCAAGCAAAACATAGATTTTGAAACTGGGTTTACTTGGATCGTAGAGGGTTTAAGCGAGGCCGCAGAATATGCAGAGACCAAAGAGATCATGCTTTGCTTAGAGAACCATGGTACCTTTGCTGGGACTAGTGCACAGATCGAACGAATCCTAGATGAGGTCGGTTCACCAGCTTTGACCGCTACCTTTGATACAGGTAATTTCATGCTTTGTATGGAGAACCCCAAAGAGGCCATTAATCGATTGGCAAAACGGGTCGGGCATGTCCATTTTAAAGACTTCAGGTATGTAGATAGCGACGAAACAAAGGGCGTATATACAGGCCTTGGCGGTACAAGGGTGAAGGGAACAGCAATTGGTGAAGGTGATGTAGACCTACCGTATATTGTAAAGGCTCTGCAGGAAGTAGGGTATCAAGGTTCCCTGGTGATTGAGTATGAGGGAACTGATGATGTGAAAGAAGACCTTAGAAATTCAGTTGCCTATGTCAAGGGTTTAATCTGCGTTTAA
- a CDS encoding extracellular solute-binding protein: MKVRNSMTLRILLVCMVLLFAWTSNCLAKERLTIHLVSLHPNAIKYINENVIPEFESKYNVEVSLVKVDWNTRNDELIISTAGGIPPDIYMSGAEHIKELVDLGLIYPIDKEWEAWEDKDDFFPATLGSSTFDGQRYGVPIYTAPRLWWYRKNVFDESGLDSSRPPTNWTELLNTVKRLTETDGADRVLRQGYDLSRMYPGDMHSAIQDYIVYLWQAGGKLVDETTRQPLFNTNAGREALQFMVDLKETVLPPGMTLAAVRGAGGAFVQSKSAIYLAGPWVPAEVRDVFPDQLDDVGGFYKLEGKGGAYSVVFSDWLGIHSASPNKELAWRFIQALTSAETLVGMHLYTGLLAPRRSVVEDFVQVMPASRYIYESMDYMRAFPIAADSMEMREAWFEQYTEVMAGRKDVDNGLAEAARVWSVLAK; this comes from the coding sequence ATGAAAGTAAGAAATTCAATGACCCTGAGGATCCTACTCGTGTGTATGGTGCTTCTCTTTGCATGGACGAGCAACTGCTTGGCAAAGGAAAGGCTCACAATTCACCTTGTCTCGTTGCATCCAAATGCGATCAAGTACATCAATGAGAACGTGATTCCCGAGTTTGAAAGCAAGTATAATGTCGAAGTCTCACTTGTAAAAGTGGACTGGAATACACGTAATGATGAACTGATTATATCGACCGCTGGGGGTATTCCCCCTGACATCTATATGAGCGGGGCAGAGCACATTAAGGAACTGGTTGATCTCGGTCTCATCTACCCGATCGACAAAGAGTGGGAGGCGTGGGAGGATAAGGACGACTTTTTTCCGGCGACCCTGGGAAGCTCTACTTTCGACGGACAACGGTACGGTGTACCTATTTATACTGCTCCCCGGCTTTGGTGGTACCGTAAGAATGTCTTCGATGAAAGTGGACTCGATAGTTCGCGTCCTCCGACGAATTGGACTGAGCTACTGAACACTGTAAAGCGACTTACTGAGACTGATGGGGCAGATAGAGTTCTAAGACAAGGATATGACCTGTCGAGAATGTATCCGGGCGATATGCATTCGGCCATTCAGGATTATATCGTGTATTTGTGGCAGGCTGGTGGCAAGCTAGTTGATGAGACGACGCGCCAACCCTTGTTTAATACAAACGCAGGTCGCGAGGCACTTCAGTTTATGGTCGATCTAAAGGAAACGGTCTTACCACCAGGAATGACGTTGGCTGCGGTTAGAGGAGCAGGGGGGGCATTTGTGCAAAGTAAATCAGCGATTTACCTTGCCGGACCATGGGTGCCAGCGGAAGTGAGGGATGTATTCCCTGATCAACTAGACGATGTCGGTGGGTTCTACAAGCTGGAAGGAAAAGGCGGCGCGTACAGTGTAGTATTCAGCGATTGGCTGGGCATCCACTCTGCGAGCCCGAACAAGGAGCTAGCCTGGCGGTTCATTCAGGCTCTGACTTCTGCGGAGACTCTTGTCGGTATGCATTTGTATACCGGACTCCTTGCTCCAAGACGGTCAGTGGTTGAAGACTTCGTGCAAGTGATGCCGGCTAGTCGGTACATCTACGAATCAATGGACTACATGCGCGCATTTCCGATAGCTGCTGACTCCATGGAGATGAGAGAGGCGTGGTTTGAGCAGTATACAGAGGTTATGGCAGGCAGAAAGGACGTAGATAACGGATTGGCAGAAGCGGCACGCGTATGGAGTGTTCTTGCTAAGTAG
- a CDS encoding flavin reductase family protein yields the protein MNKMPANFKSCLQPRPNILVSCKGVNGENNALAVAYCCNCSYDPPMVMVGIVPSRYSYRLIKDSGCFVVNLVSTHNKALFDYLGSHSGRDGDKLEAINARLGDGIRVNAPILVDCPVNIECRVVNSIVTGSHEMFVGKVEYVHADPHLIKKNGDLDFSMFEFL from the coding sequence GTGAATAAGATGCCTGCCAACTTTAAATCATGCCTACAACCACGGCCTAACATACTGGTTTCGTGCAAGGGAGTCAATGGAGAGAACAATGCCTTAGCCGTTGCGTACTGCTGCAATTGCAGCTATGACCCTCCTATGGTAATGGTGGGAATAGTCCCTTCCCGTTATTCCTACCGTTTGATCAAGGATTCCGGTTGTTTCGTTGTTAATCTCGTTAGCACCCACAACAAGGCACTGTTTGACTACCTTGGCTCTCACAGTGGCAGAGATGGAGACAAACTAGAGGCCATCAACGCAAGATTAGGCGATGGTATCAGAGTCAATGCACCAATACTTGTGGATTGCCCAGTCAATATTGAATGCCGCGTCGTCAACTCTATCGTAACCGGATCCCACGAAATGTTTGTGGGTAAAGTGGAGTATGTTCATGCAGATCCACATCTAATCAAGAAAAATGGTGATTTGGATTTCAGCATGTTCGAGTTTCTCTAG
- a CDS encoding extracellular solute-binding protein, with product MKRHVLQRVVVLSFVILGLLLPLVADAADEVEMIIWVNNWQQKVISGIRDVANLFAERHPEVKSVTVVEGDQNSLAERLTLGVISNTPPDLIAMPAPAVQYALAGLLQPIDEFLAASALVSPTDYPPLVVESFTANGSLYALPSLEVGPGLCLIYSKDLFAEAGLADRGPETLEELYQIHKKMTILSAEGNVTQVGLQPLDAMGTAYFPSIWSTVFDLDWYDTTTNKVDMMCFEPAVEYIKRIYDTPGYELIIGAGTGGWAGAAASRRLAMQINGYWLPGELRGLGVDPSAYGYTWMPNVTGDKATAIAPWGYGIPSGAQRPDLSFALMEFFASAEASQMMFNACGYLNGNMTAIRELDISGLPVVAPIVAMFDEADRINAPPPVPMLEQIRARVRNELGAVWRTEQPPRIVLDNLQKLIQQDIDEALAPKVKAEQ from the coding sequence GTGAAACGACATGTTCTCCAAAGAGTTGTAGTTTTGTCTTTTGTGATACTGGGGCTTTTGCTCCCGCTTGTAGCTGATGCCGCCGATGAAGTTGAGATGATTATCTGGGTGAATAACTGGCAACAGAAGGTCATTAGTGGAATAAGGGACGTTGCCAACCTATTTGCAGAACGACATCCTGAGGTAAAAAGCGTTACTGTAGTTGAAGGAGATCAAAACAGCCTCGCTGAGCGTTTGACCTTGGGAGTTATTTCGAATACTCCACCGGACCTGATTGCCATGCCAGCACCTGCCGTACAGTATGCTTTGGCAGGGCTTCTGCAACCAATAGATGAGTTCTTAGCAGCTAGTGCATTGGTATCCCCCACCGACTATCCTCCACTTGTAGTTGAATCCTTTACAGCCAATGGCAGCTTATATGCATTACCCTCCTTAGAAGTGGGTCCCGGCCTGTGTCTTATTTACTCCAAGGATCTATTTGCGGAAGCTGGACTGGCGGATCGGGGGCCCGAGACGCTGGAGGAACTCTATCAAATTCACAAGAAAATGACCATTCTAAGTGCCGAGGGCAATGTAACCCAAGTGGGACTTCAACCCCTTGATGCCATGGGCACCGCGTACTTTCCCAGCATTTGGAGTACAGTCTTTGATTTAGATTGGTACGACACCACTACTAACAAAGTTGATATGATGTGTTTCGAACCAGCCGTAGAGTACATCAAACGTATCTATGATACCCCGGGCTATGAGCTAATCATAGGGGCTGGTACCGGAGGATGGGCTGGTGCAGCAGCAAGCAGACGTTTAGCTATGCAAATAAACGGTTACTGGCTGCCGGGTGAGCTTAGGGGACTTGGTGTAGATCCTTCAGCGTACGGATATACTTGGATGCCAAACGTTACAGGCGATAAAGCTACAGCCATCGCGCCATGGGGTTATGGTATTCCTAGTGGAGCACAACGTCCTGATTTATCCTTTGCCCTTATGGAGTTCTTTGCCTCGGCAGAAGCTTCTCAGATGATGTTTAATGCTTGTGGCTATCTCAATGGGAATATGACGGCAATCAGAGAACTAGATATTAGTGGGCTGCCGGTTGTAGCTCCAATCGTGGCAATGTTTGACGAAGCTGACCGGATTAACGCTCCTCCTCCGGTGCCCATGTTAGAACAGATCCGTGCACGTGTTCGCAACGAACTTGGCGCGGTGTGGCGTACGGAACAACCGCCAAGGATCGTCTTAGATAATTTGCAGAAGCTTATACAACAGGATATTGATGAAGCTTTAGCTCCCAAAGTAAAAGCTGAGCAATAG